Genomic segment of Sulfurovum sp. UBA12169:
AGTTTTGATGAATATTTTGGTACTAGAAGATGATATTGCCTTATCAGATATCATAGCTGAATACCTGCGGGACAATCATTTTGTTGTGGATGTCGTATATGACGGAGAAGAGGCATTAAGCCGAGCGTATGAATGCTCTTATGATTTGTATGTACTGGATGTAAATGTTCCGGCAATCAAAGGTTTTGATCTTTTAAAAATGCTACGCGACAAAGGCGACACCACGCCTGCTATCTTTATTACTTCTCTTAATGATATTGAAGATGTATCTGAAGGTTTTAAAAGCGGCGCGGATGACTATCTCAAAAAACCATTTGAACTGGCTGAACTTCTTTTGCGGATTAAGAACATACAAAAACGATCTTTTGCCCAGCAGCGTTCATCTGTCATCAAAATAGATAAAAATATCACATTTAATATAGATACCGAGTTGCTGATTGTAGACACTCAGAGTATTGCTTTGCCGCCCAAAGAACTAAAAGCCCTTAAATACTTTTTACAGCACACCAACACGACCGTTTCTTTCGACGATCTCTATAGAATTATGTGGAATTACGATGAAAACGCTTCGGCCGAATCATTAAGAGCGCACATGAAGAACCTAAGAAAATATTTTGCCCCCAACACGATTCAAAATCTTAGGGGTGAGGGTTACAGGTTTATTATAAAAGCAGATAATTAATGCAAGCCACAACCAAAAGTGTATTGTTTTTTTTGATTGTATACTTAGGATCCATGAGTATTTTCGGAGCAGGTATCGGATATCTTTACTATAGTGATCAAAAAAATGCCCTTATTGAAGAGATGCGGTCCGGCATGCGCAACAAAGCCATCAGCATCAACAGCAGACTTGAATATTATCACGAAACAAAAAGTGAGAACTTTACATTTTATGATGAGGGATACGGTATAGCCCTCTATGACCAAAACAAACAGCTTATCGCTTCGACATTTGACGATCCTATAGATTTTTCAAAACTTTTTTATGCCAACGGATTGGAGTATTATCTTGTTGAGTCTATCTTTAAAGAGTATCTTGGCGTAAAATATATTGTCATTAAACAACATCTCTCAACAGAAAAACTCAACAGCATTCTCAAGCAGATCGGCATCATAGCTCTGTTTGGGTTTTCTTTTTTGCTCTTTGTGTCGCTTCTTTTATCCAAAATTATGCTCTATCCTATCAAAAATCTGATAAATACGCTCAAAACATTTATGAAAAACACTACCCATGAGATGAATACCCCCATCAGCACTATTTTAATGAGCTACGAGCACATGGACAAAACAAATCTTACCGAAAAACAATTTCGCGCTCTTTCACGCATAGATATTGCCGCTAAAACGCTTTCGGGACTCTACAGTGATCTCTCTTTTGTTTCTTTTCATAACTATATCAAATACGAGGACTGCCCTATTGACGTCGAAGAGATTGTTTTGGAGCGCATAAGATACATGGACACCTTAATTCATTTCAAAGAAATAGACATACAGTATGACTTGCAGCACAAAACGATCAATATGGATAAGAGAAAGCTTATTTTAGTGATTGACAACCTGCTTTCAAATGCTATCAAATTTTCTAAAAAGAACGGAAAAATAAAAATCATATTGACGGAAAAATACTACAGTATAAAAGACGACGGGATCGGGATTTCAAAAGAAAATCAAAAAAAGATATTTGAACGCTTTGAATCTTCTCGTCTGCAAGATGGATTTGGAGTGGGACTGGATATTGTCAATCAAATCTGCAAAGAATACAATATCCGCATCCAGCTTAATTCTGAAGTCTCAAAAGGGAGCGAGTTTAAACTGATATGGCCGGCTCAGGAAATCCTGCGCCCCGCATAATAATCGATTTTCCAAACCTCATTTTTTTTAGAAAAATAAAGTTTTTTTTCTTTTTTATTTTCCGTAAAATGTACCGTCATCCTCTCTTCGCCATTCATTTCAACTTCCACAATCTGAATTTCCGGCGATATTTTTCTGTAGGCAAGCTCTGCACAGAGAAGTTCTTCTACTTTCTTTAAGGTCTTATCATCCTCTTCTATTTTTTCAAGAAGCGATTTAAATACCGGATTTTTCAAAGACAAACGCAACCCGAAAGCCTCGAGCGTCATCCGATACGATGAACCTACCATTAACTCTTTGAGCTTTCCAATCGAACCGCCATAAAGCAGTTCGTAATAACGGATGACTATTTCTTCAGGCTTCATTAAAATATCCGTGTTTTTTCTGTCACTCTTGTTTTGCATCGGCATTAAAAATTATTTTTAGCATCTTTGCCGACAAACTATGCTCTTGCAATGGCAGTCTGAAATGCTTCAAGATGGTTCAAGCTTCCTTCTTTTAAATTTTCATAAACACTAACCACATCAGCTGGCATACCTATGCATGCCTCTTCAAGATCTTTGATGTCTTTAATTTCGATAAGTTCCCCAACTTTAAGCGCATCCAGCAAAGACTCTTCTCCGCTCATCATAAGTTCATCATATAGCGTTTGCAAAAGCGGCAGAACAAACTCGCCAACTTTTGTTTCATCCACTTCGGAAACATCTACCCCGTACTTGACACAAAGCTCTCTGGCTGAATCCATATGTCTTTGCTCGGAAAGCTGGATGGAGGCAAATGTTTGTTCTTCTGTGTAAATATTTCCCAGCGTGACATATGCATCTCTGGCTACTTTTTCTTCTTGATAGATAAAAAAAAGTTCATCTTTCTGCTCAGCGGTAAGTTCCGATATTTCTTTTGGTCCTTTGGCATAAGCAGAAGCTGACATGAGTGTCATTGCACCCGCCGCTCCCGTCATCGCCATTTTTGATAAAAAACTTCTGCGGCTTTCAATTTTTTTATTCATTTTGTATCCTTTTTGTTTATTTGGGAAGCCTATTTTAAAAAGATAGTGTGAAACTGGTATGAAATTAATGCCGAGATTGTTTCACCCATCTAATCATTTTTTTTCTTTTCACAAACTACAAGCCAAATCAAGCCAAAAAACCTTAAGAAGAAATTAATCCAAAGCGGCACTCTCCAAGCGTAACAATCTTGCCTTTTTGCAGTTGTGCAAGGATGTACTTCAGTGTTGATTCTGCATCGGTTTGGGGCATTTCTTCTTGGATAATACGCAGTGCTTGCTCTTTGGTGGTTTTTGACCATTTTTTTTCGTAGATATATCGGGTATAAAACTCCACGTTCCTATACCCATCCCAATTCTGCAAAAATAGGCTCTATTTCCACCCACCACTGCTCCAGTCTGACAGCAACATCATTGATGGCATTTTCTTCTTCTTTCCACTCTTTGAGCTTTTCGATAACGGCAGGCTTAATCTCTTGTGAAATTTGATCTGAATGTTCAATATGTTCAATGGTTTCTTCTATTTTTTGCTTCACGGCATACTCCTTTTTTGTCATTGTATTTCATTATGATAGGATTGTCAATAGAAGATAAAGTCTACTTTTCCCAACTCCATAAAAGCACCAATACGCTATAATCCAGGCAATACTATAACCTACAAATGGAATATACCTATGAGTGAAACAACAAAAAAAGCTGTCTACAACCCAAAAGAAATAGAGGAACACTACTATAAAATCTGGGAAGAACGCGGTTATTTTGAAATTGACGGAAACCGTAACATACAAGAACCGGATAAACATTTTGCCATCATGATGCCCCCGCCAAACATCACCGGAAGCTTGCATATCGGCCATGCCCTAACCTTTACGCTGCAGGATATTATCACACGCTATAAAAGAATGGACGGTTTCAAGACCCTTTGGCAGCCCGGTACCGATCATGCGGGTATCGCTACACAGAATGTCGTGGAAAAACATCTTTTGGCCGAAGGAACTACCAAAGAGGCGCTCGGCAGAGAGGCATTTTTGGAGCGTGTCTGGAAATGGAAAGAGTACTCAGGCGGAACCATCGTACATCAGATGAGAAAACTCGGCGTCTCTCCGGCTTGGTCAAGAGAGAGATTTACGATGGATGAGGGTCTTAAAGAAGCGGTTAAAGAGGCTTTCGTTCACCTCTACAATGAAGGGATGATCGTCCAGAACAACTATATGGTCAACTGGTGTACGCATGACGGCGCCCTTTCAGACATCGAAGTCGAACATGAAGAAGTTAACGGCAAATTCTACCATATGAATTACCATTTTGCCGACGGAAGCGGATATGTCACGGTTGCAACCACAAGGCCGGAGACTTACTTTGGCGATACCGCGATCATGGTAAATCCCAACGACGAGAGATACAAAAACATCATAGGCAAAGAGGTTGTCTTGCCGCTGACGGATAGAAAGATCAAGGTCATTGCAGATGAGCATGTCGATATGGAATTTGGAACGGGGGTCGTGAAAGTCACGCCTGCGCACGACCAGAACGACTACGAAGTCGGAAAAAGACATGATCTTGAGTTCATCACCGTATTTGACGAGAAAGGCATCCTGAATGACTACTGCGGCGAATTTGCAGGGATGGAGAGGCTAAAAGCCAGAAAGCCGATCGTAGAGAAATTGGAGCGTGAAGGATTTATCGTCAAGATCGAAGAGCATGTCCATCAGGTCGGCCACTGCTACCGGTGCAAAAACATCGTCGAACCGTATATCTCCAAACAGTGGTTTGTACGCAGCGAAGTGGCAAAAAAAAGTATCGAAAAAACCTATGCAGGGGAAGCGAAGTTCCACCCGCCGCATTGGCTCAATTCTTACCGTGCATGGATGGACGAACTCAGAGACTGGTGCATCTCCAGACAGCTTTGGTGGGGACACCGCATCCCTGTATTTTACTGCGACGACTGCGGTCACCAGTGGGCAGACAAGCATGACGCTCCTGAATCCTGCCCGCACTGTGCAAGCAAAAATATCCATCAAGACCCCGATGTGCTCGACACATGGTTCTCCTCGGCCCTTTGGGCTTTCTCTCCGCTTGGCTGGGGAAATAACGGAAAAATGGCCGATACTTACAATGATACAGATCTGAAAGATTTCTACCCCAACTCGCTGCTGATCACGGGGTTTGACATCATGTTCTTCTGGGTGGCAAGGATGATGATGATGGGTGAACACTTTATGGGAGAATTGCCGTTTAAAGATATCTATATGCACGCGCTTGTGCGCGACGAGTACGGGGCCAAAATGAGCAAGTCCAAAGGAAATGTCATCGATCCTCTGGATATGGTCGAAGAGCACAGTGCAGATATCATCCGCTTTACCCTCGCATTCCTTGCAGTTCAGGGACGCGATATCAAACTGGGCGCGAAGAACCTTGAACAGTTCAGAAACTTCACCAACAAGCTTTACAATGCAAGCAACTTCCTGCAGATGAATGTAGATAAGTTTAATGATCTTGCTGATACGAAAATTGAAACACCCCTTGGTCATTATATGCAATATAGATTATCTCTTGCAGTTGAAGAAATGAGAGATGCTTTGGATTCATATCGTTTTAATGATGCTGCTTCAATCCTCTACAGATTTGTATGGAATGAGTTTTGTGACTGGGGAATAGAATACTCCAAAGCCTCTAAAGAGTCTATTCCTGAACTTGGAGCTATCTTTAAAGAAACTTTGAAAATGATCTCACCGTTTATGCCATTTATTGCAGATCATTTGTATCATAAATTGAGTGGGACTTCATTGGAAGAAGGTGAATCTTTGATGATAAAAAAATTTCCTAATGATATCCATAGAACAATAATTTATGATAATCTCTTTTCACATATTGAAGAGGCGATTACTGCTATTAGAAGAGCAAAAGTTGTTATCGATATGGGTAACAGCAAAATAGCTAAAGCATATATCAAATCAAATCTTATAAGCAATGACCCAACAAAATTATTTAGTATTCAAACTGTAAAACCATTTATCCAAAAGCTTGCAAAAGTTGAAGATGTTGAGTTGGTTGATACGAAAGTAGAAAATGCTGTTACTGATATTGCAGATACTCTTGAAGTCTATATTCCGACCGAGGATATCGATCTAAGCGCCATCATAAGCAAACTGGCCAAACAAAAAGAAAAATTGGATAAAGAGATCGCCAAACTCAGCGGCATGCTCAACAATGAAAGATTTGTAGCCAATGCCCCCGCGCAAGTGATCTCAGAGAACAAACAGGCACTTCAGGACGCTCAGGAAAAGATGGATAAAGTCAAAGCAGAGCTTCAAGGACTTGGTGCATAAATGCCCGACAAAGCCTGCAATGCTCTTTTTGCAAAAGCGCATAAAAAACCAAAGAGATCATGCTGTACATACAACAGGACGGAAAAATTGTTTTTTGATCCAAGAACGCATGTAGTCATTTTAAATATTTAAAAAGAGGAGTATATTATTTTTCAAACAATAGGTTTGCCGCTTATAGTGCTGCTTCCTTTTTTGGGAGCAGCAATCGTAGCCGTTGTTGCGCAAAAAAATAGAATTGCAAGTGCCTGGGGAGCAGGAACTGTCGCCATACTCTCCATGGCCATATTGACCAATTTGGCATATTTGCCATTTGAAGGACTAACGCTTGTTCGCTCTTGGAACTGGATACCCTCCATCGGACTTGCGTTTGCCTTTAGGCTTGACGGATTAGGGCTTCTTTTTGCTTATTTGATCCTCATCATTGGTTTGCTTGTTATTATATATGCAAGATATTATATCTCCTCACGCGACAGCATGGGAAGATTCTATTCTTACCTTTTGCTCTTTATGGGCTCGATGCTTGGGATTGTCCTGTCAGAAAACGTGCTTCAGCTTGCGGTATTTTGGGAGCTCACCTCGCTGAGTTCATTTTTGCTTATTAGCTATTGGCAGCACAAACCCGAAGGAAGAGACGGCGCAAAAATGGCATTGACCATCACAGGTGGCGGCGGACTTGCGATGCTTGCGGGCATATTGCTGCTTGGACATGCAGCAGGAAGCTATAATTTAAGCGATATCCTTGCGGCCGGCGATGCGATAAGATCACACTCTTTATACACTCCCATTATTTTACTTGTACTGCTTGGAGTATTTACCAAATCAGCTCAATTTCCATTTCATTTTTGGCTTCCCCATGCTATGGCAGCCCCCACGCCTGTATCGGCATACCTTCATTCAGCCACCATGGTCAAAGCGGGTATCTTTTTGCTCGCAAGGCTTTACCCTGCCCTTAGCGGTACGGAAGCATGGATCATACTGGTTTCAACAGCGGGTATGATTACGCTTTTGCTTGGCGCTTTTACTGCTCTGTTTAAGCATGACCTGAAAGGACTTTTGGCTTATTCTACCATCAGTCATCTTGGTCTCATCACCTTGCTTTTTGGCTTTTCGACTCCATTGGCTACCGTGGCTGCTCTTTTTCATATCATCAATCACGCCACATTTAAAGCATCACTTTTTATGGTTGCGGGCATCATTGATCACGAAACAGGAACCAGAGACATGAGGCGGCTAGGAGGCCTGTGGGATTTTATGCCTCATACGGCGACCCTGGCAATGATAGCAGCCTCGGCTATGGCCGGTGTTCCTTTGCTCAATGGATTTTTAAGCAAAGAGATGTTTTTTGAAAGAACGCTCATCGATGAAACGCTTTTAAATTTTTTGTCCCCCCTCTTTGCTACGCTGGCGGGGGCTTTCGCAGTGGCATATTCTATCAGGTTTATTCATAATGTATTTTTTAACGGTCAAATAAAAGATTTGCCAAAAAATCCGCATGAACCCCCCAGGTTTATGAAAATACCTGTTGATTTACTGGTTGTTGCTTGTTTTGCCGTAGGAACACTTCCCATGTTCACTGTGGCTCCTTTATTGGCTATTGCTGTGACAGGGTCGCTGCAAACTCCGCTTCCTGAGTATTCCCTTGCGCTCTGGCATGGTTTTACTTTGCCGCTCCTGATGAGTTTTATTGCATTTTTTGGGGGAATTTTTATTTACCGCCAAAGAAAAGCGCTATTTGCATGGTATGAAAAAAACGTATCGCGAATTGACGC
This window contains:
- a CDS encoding two-component system response regulator — protein: MNILVLEDDIALSDIIAEYLRDNHFVVDVVYDGEEALSRAYECSYDLYVLDVNVPAIKGFDLLKMLRDKGDTTPAIFITSLNDIEDVSEGFKSGADDYLKKPFELAELLLRIKNIQKRSFAQQRSSVIKIDKNITFNIDTELLIVDTQSIALPPKELKALKYFLQHTNTTVSFDDLYRIMWNYDENASAESLRAHMKNLRKYFAPNTIQNLRGEGYRFIIKADN
- a CDS encoding monovalent cation/H+ antiporter subunit A, with the translated sequence MIFQTIGLPLIVLLPFLGAAIVAVVAQKNRIASAWGAGTVAILSMAILTNLAYLPFEGLTLVRSWNWIPSIGLAFAFRLDGLGLLFAYLILIIGLLVIIYARYYISSRDSMGRFYSYLLLFMGSMLGIVLSENVLQLAVFWELTSLSSFLLISYWQHKPEGRDGAKMALTITGGGGLAMLAGILLLGHAAGSYNLSDILAAGDAIRSHSLYTPIILLVLLGVFTKSAQFPFHFWLPHAMAAPTPVSAYLHSATMVKAGIFLLARLYPALSGTEAWIILVSTAGMITLLLGAFTALFKHDLKGLLAYSTISHLGLITLLFGFSTPLATVAALFHIINHATFKASLFMVAGIIDHETGTRDMRRLGGLWDFMPHTATLAMIAASAMAGVPLLNGFLSKEMFFERTLIDETLLNFLSPLFATLAGAFAVAYSIRFIHNVFFNGQIKDLPKNPHEPPRFMKIPVDLLVVACFAVGTLPMFTVAPLLAIAVTGSLQTPLPEYSLALWHGFTLPLLMSFIAFFGGIFIYRQRKALFAWYEKNVSRIDARVPYNKILNALFGLADYITSGFNKESLQTMIAWTLAASFLAVFAGFSYGDSPLFGNRAFLSMDWIAIAVASILIIAIIATVLMHKNRLASLVSLGVAGLIVSLIFIKFSAPDLALTQLSVEVVTIILILLALYYLPQYTPKESSKFKIIQDLILSIGGGVGVFVLTLAVLSREYTAIGTYFLENALTGGGGTNVVNVILVDFRGFDTLGEITVLAIAGLGILAMLQGLKLYAPSKDIHGFAWSTDIYPSILQTLARLLLPLMLMVSIYIFLRGHNLPGGGFIAGLIASIALVVQYLANGIAWTRKRIPFGTHNLIAYGLLIAVATGLVSMAIGYPFLTSAFTHLDWPLIGEFEIASAIAFDLGVFLVVVGTTVMILVQLGKLSLNSHKTHKKKSKEGQNLWK
- a CDS encoding valine--tRNA ligase; its protein translation is MSETTKKAVYNPKEIEEHYYKIWEERGYFEIDGNRNIQEPDKHFAIMMPPPNITGSLHIGHALTFTLQDIITRYKRMDGFKTLWQPGTDHAGIATQNVVEKHLLAEGTTKEALGREAFLERVWKWKEYSGGTIVHQMRKLGVSPAWSRERFTMDEGLKEAVKEAFVHLYNEGMIVQNNYMVNWCTHDGALSDIEVEHEEVNGKFYHMNYHFADGSGYVTVATTRPETYFGDTAIMVNPNDERYKNIIGKEVVLPLTDRKIKVIADEHVDMEFGTGVVKVTPAHDQNDYEVGKRHDLEFITVFDEKGILNDYCGEFAGMERLKARKPIVEKLEREGFIVKIEEHVHQVGHCYRCKNIVEPYISKQWFVRSEVAKKSIEKTYAGEAKFHPPHWLNSYRAWMDELRDWCISRQLWWGHRIPVFYCDDCGHQWADKHDAPESCPHCASKNIHQDPDVLDTWFSSALWAFSPLGWGNNGKMADTYNDTDLKDFYPNSLLITGFDIMFFWVARMMMMGEHFMGELPFKDIYMHALVRDEYGAKMSKSKGNVIDPLDMVEEHSADIIRFTLAFLAVQGRDIKLGAKNLEQFRNFTNKLYNASNFLQMNVDKFNDLADTKIETPLGHYMQYRLSLAVEEMRDALDSYRFNDAASILYRFVWNEFCDWGIEYSKASKESIPELGAIFKETLKMISPFMPFIADHLYHKLSGTSLEEGESLMIKKFPNDIHRTIIYDNLFSHIEEAITAIRRAKVVIDMGNSKIAKAYIKSNLISNDPTKLFSIQTVKPFIQKLAKVEDVELVDTKVENAVTDIADTLEVYIPTEDIDLSAIISKLAKQKEKLDKEIAKLSGMLNNERFVANAPAQVISENKQALQDAQEKMDKVKAELQGLGA